A stretch of the Neodiprion lecontei isolate iyNeoLeco1 chromosome 4, iyNeoLeco1.1, whole genome shotgun sequence genome encodes the following:
- the LOC107223231 gene encoding guanine nucleotide-binding protein G(I)/G(S)/G(T) subunit beta-1 isoform X2, with product MNELDSLRQEAETLKNAIRDARKAACDTSLSQATSGMEPIGRIQMRTRRTLRGHLAKIYAMHWGSDSRNLVSASQDGKLIVWDSYTTNKVHAIPLRSSWVMTCAYAPSGSYVACGGLDNICSIYSLKTREGNVRVSRELPGHTGYLSCCRFLDDNQIVTSSGDMSCALWDIETGQQCTSFIGHTGDVMSLSLAPDMRTFVSGACDASAKLWDIREGSCKQTFPGHESDINAVTFFPNGYAFATGSDDATCRLFDIRADQELAMYSHDNIICGITSVAFSKSGRLLLAGYDDFNCNVWDSMKSERAGILAGHDNRVSCLGVTEDGMAVATGSWDSFLRIWN from the exons ATGAACGAACTCGATAGTCTTCGCCAGGAGGCGGAGACGCTCAAGAATGCGATCAGG GATGCTAGGAAAGCGGCATGCGACACAAGTCTTTCCCAGGCGACGTCAGGCATGGAACCAATTGGGCGGATACAGATGCGAACGAGACGCACACTTCGCGGTCATTTGGCAAAGATTTACGCTATGCACTGGGGCAGCGACTCCAG GAACCTAGTATCTGCGTCCCAGGATGGCAAGCTGATCGTCTGGGACAGCTACACAACCAACAAGGTCCACGCCATACCACTCCGCTCTTCGTGGGTAATGACATGCGCCTATGCGCCGTCGGGCAGTTACGTCGCTTGTGGTGGCCTCGACAATATATGCTCTATTTATAGCCTCAAAACAAGGGAAGGCAACGTCCGGGTAAGCCGAGAGCTGCCCGGTCACACTGGATATTTGTCATGCTGCCGGTTCCTCGACGACAATCAAATCGTCACGAGCTCAGGTGATATGTCATG CGCGTTGTGGGATATCGAGACTGGTCAACAGTGCACATCGTTCATTGGTCACACAGGTGACGTTATGTCGCTGTCGCTGGCGCCAGACATGCGCACATTTGTATCGGGTGCCTGCGACGCAAGTGCCAAGCTATGGGATATTCGCGAGGGTTCATGCAAGCAGACTTTCCCGGGTCACGAGAGTGACATTAACGCCGTTACG ttcTTCCCTAACGGCTACGCGTTCGCAACCGGTTCAGACGACGCGACGTGCAGACTATTCGACATAAGGGCGGACCAGGAACTCGCTATGTACAGCCACGACAATATTATCTGCGGCATAACTAGTGTGGCTTTCAGCAAGTCGGGCAGGCTCCTTCTAGCCGGTTACGATGATTTCAATTGCAATGTCTGGGACTCGATGAAGAGCGAACGTGCCG GAATTCTGGCTGGACACGACAACCGCGTATCCTGTCTTGGCGTAACGGAGGACGGTATGGCGGTGGCGACGGGCTCATGGGACTCTTTCCTTCGCATATGGAACTAA
- the LOC107223231 gene encoding guanine nucleotide-binding protein G(I)/G(S)/G(T) subunit beta-1 isoform X1, with protein sequence MNELDSLRQEAETLKNAIRDARKAACDTSLSQATSGMEPIGRIQMRTRRTLRGHLAKIYAMHWGSDSSRNLVSASQDGKLIVWDSYTTNKVHAIPLRSSWVMTCAYAPSGSYVACGGLDNICSIYSLKTREGNVRVSRELPGHTGYLSCCRFLDDNQIVTSSGDMSCALWDIETGQQCTSFIGHTGDVMSLSLAPDMRTFVSGACDASAKLWDIREGSCKQTFPGHESDINAVTFFPNGYAFATGSDDATCRLFDIRADQELAMYSHDNIICGITSVAFSKSGRLLLAGYDDFNCNVWDSMKSERAGILAGHDNRVSCLGVTEDGMAVATGSWDSFLRIWN encoded by the exons ATGAACGAACTCGATAGTCTTCGCCAGGAGGCGGAGACGCTCAAGAATGCGATCAGG GATGCTAGGAAAGCGGCATGCGACACAAGTCTTTCCCAGGCGACGTCAGGCATGGAACCAATTGGGCGGATACAGATGCGAACGAGACGCACACTTCGCGGTCATTTGGCAAAGATTTACGCTATGCACTGGGGCAGCGACTCCAG TAGGAACCTAGTATCTGCGTCCCAGGATGGCAAGCTGATCGTCTGGGACAGCTACACAACCAACAAGGTCCACGCCATACCACTCCGCTCTTCGTGGGTAATGACATGCGCCTATGCGCCGTCGGGCAGTTACGTCGCTTGTGGTGGCCTCGACAATATATGCTCTATTTATAGCCTCAAAACAAGGGAAGGCAACGTCCGGGTAAGCCGAGAGCTGCCCGGTCACACTGGATATTTGTCATGCTGCCGGTTCCTCGACGACAATCAAATCGTCACGAGCTCAGGTGATATGTCATG CGCGTTGTGGGATATCGAGACTGGTCAACAGTGCACATCGTTCATTGGTCACACAGGTGACGTTATGTCGCTGTCGCTGGCGCCAGACATGCGCACATTTGTATCGGGTGCCTGCGACGCAAGTGCCAAGCTATGGGATATTCGCGAGGGTTCATGCAAGCAGACTTTCCCGGGTCACGAGAGTGACATTAACGCCGTTACG ttcTTCCCTAACGGCTACGCGTTCGCAACCGGTTCAGACGACGCGACGTGCAGACTATTCGACATAAGGGCGGACCAGGAACTCGCTATGTACAGCCACGACAATATTATCTGCGGCATAACTAGTGTGGCTTTCAGCAAGTCGGGCAGGCTCCTTCTAGCCGGTTACGATGATTTCAATTGCAATGTCTGGGACTCGATGAAGAGCGAACGTGCCG GAATTCTGGCTGGACACGACAACCGCGTATCCTGTCTTGGCGTAACGGAGGACGGTATGGCGGTGGCGACGGGCTCATGGGACTCTTTCCTTCGCATATGGAACTAA